The region CGTGAAGGTGAGCTTTCACCAAAGACCCTGTGCCTATGGACTGCAGCTTTGAGCCTCTGCTAGTGTTCGCGTTTGTTGGCTTGTTATCGTCGAAGCCCAATTTATTCTCTATTCAGCTTTTATATATTGTCGCCTACTGTTCCTTTGTATTCTTTGCTTCGTCTCCTTCTGACCCACCTGAAAGATAGGATAGTGCGATTTCTACCCCGTGATATTCTCAACCCGCCTCGAAACTCTACCAAACTCCCTCTCCTGAAACAAACCCACCGATACCGACCGACCGATACGAGCCATTTATCCTTTAGGTAATGGCTTCTCAAGTCCAGCCGGGCCAGAAGCCCAAGGTCCAACCTTGCCGATACAAGACTGGAAAGACCCTAGGAGCGGGCTCCTACTCGGTCGTGAAGGAATGCGTACATATCGATACCGGACAATACTATGCAGCTAAGGTGATCAATAAGCGACTGATGGTCGGTCGGGAACATATGGTACGCTCATTAGGGAACTGTTGCCGCCTACGGTCGAGTGTCGTGGCCGGCGAAGCTGAAATTCAGGCGTCGGCTAAGGTAATATAGGTTCGGAATGAGATCGCGATTTTGAAACAAGTGTCTACAGGACACCAGAACATCTTGACACTGGTGGATTACTTTGAGACGATGAATAACTGTACGGGCTCCGGTCGAAGGATAAGATGGGCTGTGAAGGCGCTAACTGCTCGCTTTTTCTGCAGTATATCTCGTGACGGACCTTGCGCTAGGCGGAGAGCTTTTCGATCGCATCTGTCGAAAAGGGAGTTACTATGAATCCGATGCCGCTGACCTCGTCCGCGCGATCTTGTCTGCGGTGGCATATCTACACGACCACGGCATCGTACATCGGGACCTTAAGCCGGAGAACCTTCTTTTCCGAACGCCTGAGGACAACGCAGACTTGTTGATTGCGGACTTCGGCTTATCTCGGAtcatggacgaggagcagcttcatgtcCTTACCACGACGTGTGGTACGCCGGGATACATGGCGCCCGAGATTTTTGATAAAAGCGGTCATGGAAAGCCTGTGTAGGTTTTACCCTTCAGACCCGCCCTAGCCAAGCATCGGCAACTAACTCGAATGATGGCACAGCGACATATGGGCCATCGGCGTTATCACTTATTTCATGCTCTGCGGCTACACTCCCTTCGACCGCGAAACCAACCTTGAAGAAGTGCAGGCCATTGCAACTGCAAACTTCTCATTTACCCCAGTTGAGTACTGGCGCGGCGTCTCCCAAGAAGCCCGTGACTTCATTAAGCGCTGTTTAACAGTCAATCCCAAGAAGCGAATGACCGCCCACCAAGCCCTCCAGCACCCCTGGATCAATCCGCCCTACGACACAACAGACGACCTCGGTTCTGGCGAGGATCtcctccccaacatcaagaagaacttCAATGCCCGCCGTACGCTGCACAAGGCTATCGATACCGTCCgtgccatcaacaagctccGCGAGAACGGCGGTCTCATGATGGATGGTATAATGAGTGTTGATCCCAAGCCTGAGCACGTTAACGGGAGTGAAGTCGTAGAAGACAGGACTACCCCACGTGAGCGGGAGAATGAAGATGCTATGGAGATTGATAGTCGCAGTAATGCGCGCGGCCAGACGGAGCAGCAGATTCGAGAACAGGAGCGGAAAGTCAAGGAGACTGTTGCTGGGTTGTGGAGTCGGACTGCGCCGCGGAGTGAACGGTGACTTGAGCTGCACCTGATTTGTGTATATGATATGATACGATTATATTGACAGCACCTGAACATAAGTACCACTGCGTGAACCGGATTCGCGGACTTGCCACACCTATTTACTTATCTGCCTATGATATAGCGATACCCTCTTTCCCATGTTATCCATTAATGACATCCTCCTGATGCCCTCTCCGAGTTTCCTTGCAGCCAGGGGCTGCCACCTTACTGTCTGTTGAAGGTGTTCTTACTGGCCACAGAAAATGGCCGCGATAGGAATATACTAAGTTCGGGATTTGTGTTATTATGCTACCGTAAATATTCATTCACATAAGATTTCTTTGGTGATCTTTTGGTTGGTTAGCTATTGTCTTCTTAGAGTGTATGTTTTGTGAGGATATTCTGATATTCGACCTCATCATAGACATAGGGTAAGCTCAAAATGTCCTTAATAATAACTAGAGAATAACTGTGTGATACCCCATCGGAAGCTGTATGAATTATCAAAAGTAACAAGCCATATGCTCTTGCCATTACATCGCGAGATGGTTAACATATGACAAAACAGAACGGCGATAAGCCATGATCAAGCCAACAACTTCCCACTCCCATCATCCAAGGAAAGTACCCACTCCCGCCACTCCTGCCACTGCGTATAATCGGCAGAAGCCTTGAGACCTTGATATTTCACGGTCCGAAAATCCGAGACTTGCTCCCATGGCTCTGATTTCGAAGACCCACTGCGAGTGTTGCTACTGttactgctgctgccgcgcagAAATCGCCGGTGCGAGCTGCTTTCTTGATGCGATGACCCATCCCAGCCAGCCTTGTGCATTAGGGATTTTATGGTTTCTTCTTTCGTCCAGCCTTGCTCGACGGGGACGTCGGGGAGATATGTAGCTCCGAAGCGGCGGCCGCGGTGAATGAATGAAATCCGGATGCCGTGGGTGCCTAATGTCCAGTCTAAAGCGCTTGTGCAGGGTTCAAATGAGCCTAGGAGAGTTAGAgagcaggagagggaggggatTAGGGACTTTGGAATGGGGGAGAAGCGGGTGTCGTCGAACGCTCTGTTGGTGGTTAGTTAgttcctcttttctctgcTTAGGTACGATGAAGGATGTTGTTTGATTGGGAGTGGGTGTATCGGTGTACATACGATGTGAGAGCGTAGGATTTTAGACCGTGGGAGAGTTCCTGCGCCTCAAACGTGCCGATACACCCACGCAAGGATTTGCGACCGCTCTTTGACAGCGTGTTCCATGTCACGAATAGAGGGTATTTCTGCTCGCTCAGACGCTGTCGATGCCCGGCTGGTGTGTCGGACTGTGAAGATATAGAGCTGGATGTAGTAGCGCTCGAGAAAATCGAGCTTGATGATATGTTAGACATCGCTGACGGTGTTGTGGATACGCTAGAGTCAGATGCCGCTTGGTTTTGGAGGCGGTCGATACTCGGGAGCTTTATAGTCTGAGGGCGAGAGGTGGTCTGCCTTGAATCCTCACTATCGTTTACAGGCTGCTGAGGGGGAGTGTCGTCCTCCCCTGGGGCTAGCGAGTCGTAGTCTTGCAGCTCAGAAAGTTTCTTGCACTGCTCGTATCTTTCCCATAActcctcaacagcagcaaggCTAATAGGGTCGTTCCCCTCGTACGAAGCAGCCAGGCTCTCGAAGCAATAAAAGCAATGTGCCGGAGTTGCCATGGTTCGAAATAGGTACAAAGACGCCGAAACCACTCGATTGCAATAACTCTCTGTTTGTGACTGAAATGGCCGCTTTATATACGTTCTGGAGGTGCATGTATGTCACCCACATCACACCGTggctccaccaccaccaccctGGCTGGGACCGGACTAAGGCCCAGGTAGATCCGAAAGAAGTGCAGTCTATAAGGATCTCGAGCCGCTAGAAGTAGGATTGACTTTCAAGTTAACCACGTCTAGCAGCGCAGCGCACCTCTCGAAGTTTATCAGTACTAGAACCGTGGTGGGGTGGAAagaggggagaaggaggttgaAAGACGGTCGAGGCGGGAGGGACCCCAATCCGCCCCGTTAAGGGGGCCTGCACGTGACTGATACCGCTTATCGTCAGCTATGTACTTTCTCCGCAGGGTCTTCTCCGCACACCTCTTGTTTCCAGAGATAGCTTGAAAGCGTCGGAAAAATGCACTCATTATCCAGGTTTATTGAATATTACATGTCCAGAGCTCACCAAGTGTTCGAGAAACTGAAGTGCAGACACCACGGCCTAACTAATAGGCAGTTTTTGAATCATCGTGGGCGATCATCTTTGGGCATTGGCAATTTCATCATGGAGAGCATGTTCCCGGCTGGGCCTGCTGTCCCTGATTGTCCCTGAAGACTCTCTAAAAGATTCTTCACAAGATTGATGTTGACGTCCTCGCTGTCGGACTCTGGATCGCTGTTTGCCTCTTCAATTGTCCCTCGAGTCACGGCGCGTTTGTCATTGGAGACATCGCTAGGACGATTCAGATCGAGAACACCCGTTCCTTTAAGCTCGGCCTCCATTTCGCTCGCAAGCTGTTGGATCTGCTCAGTGTCGTCCTCGGAGTCCGTATCTAGCTCTTCTACTCGATTAACAGCCTTTGATGACTTCGGCGGTTTGTTGAGCGGAGGCATTAATGGCCCTGACGGCATGCCCATCATTTCTTTCATCATCCTGGAGaactcttcctcgtcaaagGACGCCTCcctgtcttcgccttcacTACCAtaatcttcctcctcatcctcctcgatGTCGGAATCCGTCTCAAAGTCGTCGATAAAGTCGGCCCCTTCGAAGCCAGCTGAGTCGTCATTTAAGAACTTTTCGAACTGAGCAACAATACGTTGCAGGTTTTCTTGAGCGTTTGCGTCGCCAAACCCCCCCGCAGATTGAGGTTTCTCCGCCCCTTTCCCCTTGTCTTTCCCCTTGAGTTCAGtgtccagatcttcaaagCTTATATCTAGCCACTTTTCGTCGTCTTCACGCTTGTCCCAGGTTTGTATTTCCTCATTAGTCGGCAAACTCTCATCGCCAGTCTCTAGATCCTCAAGTATAAGCTTCATTTCCCGTACTAGTGCCTTATCCTGATTCTGCGGATCTGACAGAAGCATCTCAAAGCCGCAAGTTAGTTTCATTCCAGTATCTGCACGGTCATACACTTTTCGATCCTCAGTAGATGGCAGTTTATTTAACCACGACTTTGGAGCTGGGAAGTCTTGACTCTTGACTTGTGCATAACCAGTCCGCGTGAACCGGGTGCTCACTGTAACGAAATCCTCGGGTCTGAATATCAAGTCATCTGTATTTTTGCTTCGCAAAGGCCTCAACGCGATAGGATCTCGAAGGTAGAAGGCTTCAACAGCGGGGGATATATAGGCCGGCTTTTGGTGCAGAAGGAAGGCGACCTTGCGAGGTATAATTACTAGAGCTGAATGCATGTTCTCGCTGATTTGCTTCGGATAATTTCGCAACCGGTAGAACGCCTCCTCTTGTATCATGGTTGAGTGCATCAGTCGATTGGGTTCGTCTTTGATTATGCTTCTCGCCTCCAGCAGTGATATGGTTTCCGTCACTCTGCTGCGCTTTTCGTTCTTCGGCTTTATTATGGCGAGGTCTCCTTGATGTATCCATACCTGTTTTCCTTAGAATATACCCTAGAATAGTAAATATCATACTGAGAACCTACTCTATTGTCTGCAACTTCTGGCTCAAGCCAGGAGGGCAATGCGCCCGCCGCCTC is a window of Aspergillus nidulans FGSC A4 chromosome VI DNA encoding:
- a CDS encoding putative regulatory factor Sgt1 (transcript_id=CADANIAT00010016) — encoded protein: MAPMSQEDIEWFKSTFRPIPKPELPDDCVEYSLHYISSNPAPALVDEATDTRARLTEVQKSAAELSKQLLKDYIWQREAFRLEATKKDGTTILSGRTNFGDSVEDEWVIVYLLRELTKKHKDIWATVTDNDGQFLLAEAAGALPSWLEPEVADNRVWIHQGDLAIIKPKNEKRSRVTETISLLEARSIIKDEPNRLMHSTMIQEEAFYRLRNYPKQISENMHSALVIIPRKVAFLLHQKPAYISPAVEAFYLRDPIALRPLRSKNTDDLIFRPEDFVTVSTRFTRTGYAQVKSQDFPAPKSWLNKLPSTEDRKVYDRADTGMKLTCGFEMLLSDPQNQDKALVREMKLILEDLETGDESLPTNEEIQTWDKREDDEKWLDISFEDLDTELKGKDKGKGAEKPQSAGGFGDANAQENLQRIVAQFEKFLNDDSAGFEGADFIDDFETDSDIEEDEEEDYGSEGEDREASFDEEEFSRMMKEMMGMPSGPLMPPLNKPPKSSKAVNRVEELDTDSEDDTEQIQQLASEMEAELKGTGVLDLNRPSDVSNDKRAVTRGTIEEANSDPESDSEDVNINLVKNLLESLQGQSGTAGPAGNMLSMMKLPMPKDDRPR
- a CDS encoding calmodulin-dependent protein kinase cmkB (transcript_id=CADANIAT00010014): MASQVQPGQKPKVQPCRYKTGKTLGAGSYSVVKECVHIDTGQYYAAKVINKRLMVGREHMVRNEIAILKQVSTGHQNILTLVDYFETMNNLYLVTDLALGGELFDRICRKGSYYESDAADLVRAILSAVAYLHDHGIVHRDLKPENLLFRTPEDNADLLIADFGLSRIMDEEQLHVLTTTCGTPGYMAPEIFDKSGHGKPVDIWAIGVITYFMLCGYTPFDRETNLEEVQAIATANFSFTPVEYWRGVSQEARDFIKRCLTVNPKKRMTAHQALQHPWINPPYDTTDDLGSGEDLLPNIKKNFNARRTLHKAIDTVRAINKLRENGGLMMDGIMSVDPKPEHVNGSEVVEDRTTPRERENEDAMEIDSRSNARGQTEQQIREQERKVKETVAGLWSRTAPRSER
- a CDS encoding AMMECR1 domain-containing protein (transcript_id=CADANIAT00010015), translating into MATPAHCFYCFESLAASYEGNDPISLAAVEELWERYEQCKKLSELQDYDSLAPGEDDTPPQQPVNDSEDSRQTTSRPQTIKLPSIDRLQNQAASDSSVSTTPSAMSNISSSSIFSSATTSSSISSQSDTPAGHRQRLSEQKYPLFVTWNTLSKSGRKSLRGCIGTFEAQELSHGLKSYALTSAFDDTRFSPIPKSLIPSLSCSLTLLGSFEPCTSALDWTLGTHGIRISFIHRGRRFGATYLPDVPVEQGWTKEETIKSLMHKAGWDGSSHQESSSHRRFLRGSSSNSSNTRSGSSKSEPWEQVSDFRTVKYQGLKASADYTQWQEWREWVLSLDDGSGKLLA